The sequence TTCAGTCCACCCGCAGCTCGAGGAGTACTGGGAGCGCTACTGGACAGACGACCCGTTCGCCTACCAGCTCATCTACTTCGAGAACCTCGCCCTGGCCGCCGAATCGGGCCTCTACGACTGCCTTTCGCATCCCGACCTGGTCAAGAACATCACCCCGGACGCGTGGGATTACGACCGTGTGGAGTCGGACGTTCTCCGCTCTCTCGACCGCATCGCTCGGACCGGGATCGCGATGGAGCTGAACACCTCTGGTCTGAACAAGAAGATCAGGGAGATGAACCCGAACCAGCGGATGTTGCGGGCGATGAGGGAGCGAGAGATCCCCGTTGTGGTGGGGGCCGACGCTCACACGCCGGCTCGTGTCGCCGACCGTTACCTGGACGCCTACGACCTGCTCGAGCAAGCGGGCTACAGCGAGGTGAGCTACTTCCTCGACCGGGAGCGACAGACTCTCCCGATCGATGTGGCTCGGAGGAGCCTGGAGGAAGCGCAG comes from Trueperaceae bacterium and encodes:
- a CDS encoding histidinol-phosphatase, coding for MEIGIQPVVYETHMHTPLCRHAEGEPHEYAEVGRQRGLKGITVTCHNPLPDGINSGTRMYPHQFEEYLDLVARTRSRLEGEVDVLLGLEADFLPGLEAWVERQLNSAGFHYVLGSVHPQLEEYWERYWTDDPFAYQLIYFENLALAAESGLYDCLSHPDLVKNITPDAWDYDRVESDVLRSLDRIARTGIAMELNTSGLNKKIREMNPNQRMLRAMREREIPVVVGADAHTPARVADRYLDAYDLLEQAGYSEVSYFLDRERQTLPIDVARRSLEEAQFTTAAD